One Gigantopelta aegis isolate Gae_Host chromosome 1, Gae_host_genome, whole genome shotgun sequence genomic region harbors:
- the LOC121381718 gene encoding monocarboxylate transporter 12-like — translation MNRDKTGSHVGRQTTRQKVPPDDMKQVGINQHAWVIVAASFFSLLLNSSLCFSVGVLHVRLVETYPENVNSVAWLGSVLVSMTALSGPVASLVINLYDCRTCAVLAGIIGVTGFVGSYFASNLSTLFVSYALTVGLGLGLSHTSAMVILTYYFKEDTSTAAGITTTGIGLGMFVYPVLTDFLLETYGLRGTFLILGGVVFQSCVCGMLMRPSEFEHSRREMFLSGRTRRQLVIYAISGGDYTQCCSILTNIPFLLLFLSYFTVALATSSLYLYLPDYFVQRGASLQAASFSLSVSGIGSGISRMITGFAASDPRIGSIILIAGLTGITGVLVVFTNLFSVTSAGQLSYGFLLGLYTGGVWVISGSSALTLLGVERLATGFGLLMLSIGLGYLVGPPLAGNYI, via the exons ATGAATCGAGACAAAACCGGATCGCATGTTGGTCGACAAACTACCAGACAAAAG GTTCCACCAGATGACATGAAACAAGTCGGCATAAATCAGCACGCGTGGGTCATAGTAGCAGCGtccttcttttctctcttaCTGAATTCCAGCCTCTGTTTTAGTGTTGGGGTGCTGCACGTGCGGTTGGTGGAAACATACCCAGAGAACGTCAACAGTGTCGCCTGGCTTGGCTCTGTTTTAGTCAGCATGACTGCGCTTTCAG GCCCTGTTGCCAGCCTCGTTATCAATTTATACGATTGTCGGACATGCGCAGTATTAGCTGGAATTATTGGAGTCACTGGCTTTGTTGGTAGTTATTTTGCATCCAATCTGTCGACCCTCTTCGTATCTTACGCTTTAACAGTAG GTTTGGGTTTAGGACTATCCCATACATCAGCCATGGTGATTTTAACCTACTATTTTAAGGAAGACACTTCCACTGCTGCAGGAATTACTACGACGGGGATTGGACTCGGGATGTTTGTTTATCCCGTTCTAACCGACTTCCTTCTCGAGACGTACGGTCTCCGTGGAACATTTCTCATTCTAGGAGGTGTTGTCTTTCAAAGCTGCGTGTGCGGTATGCTGATGCGGCCGTCAGAATTTGAACATAGCCGTCGAGAGATGTTCCTGAGTGGTCGGACCAGACGACAGCTGGTGATCTACGCCATCTCTGGCGGAGACTACACCCAGTGTTGTTCCATTCTgaccaacattcctttcctacTGCTATTCCTCAGTTACTTCACCGTCGCCTTGGCAACGTCATCTTTGTATCTGTATCTCCCGGACTATTTCGTTCAGCGCGGAGCATCGCTCCAAGCCGCATCGTTCAGTCTATCCGTGTCTGGAATAGGCTCAGGAATATCGAGAATGATTACTGGTTTCGCTGCCAGTGATCCGCGAATTGGAAGTATTATATTAATAGCAGGTTTGACTGGTATCACTGGCGTTCTTGTCGTGTTCACCAACCTCTTTAGTGTGACGTCAGCGGGGCAGCTGTCATACGGGTTCTTGCTTGGACTGTACACTGGTGGCGTGTGGGTAATATCGGGATCATCCGCTCTTACTTTACTGGGCGTAGAAAGACTTGCAACCGGTTTCGGATTGTTGATGTTGTCCATAGGTCTTGGCTACCTTGTTGGACCGCCACTGGCAGGTAACTACATATAA